The following are encoded in a window of Impatiens glandulifera chromosome 5, dImpGla2.1, whole genome shotgun sequence genomic DNA:
- the LOC124938584 gene encoding uncharacterized protein LOC124938584, giving the protein MNDSTSSPISVKGGRESYLHDHTSTNYQIGSTSGSFQNEGFLDGISSDSEFSFTRTGFRQTPLVGTVETYDRHVFLCYKNPQVWPPRIEASEFDRLPRLLSSTLASRKAQMKKTTRLTICEGHDGTETSNGDVLIFPDMIIYRRLTHFDVEMFVEEVLVKDGDWLPGIPESLRGFYVFVCAHGSRDQRCGVCGPPLIARFREDVELRGLQNKLSVSPCSHIGGHKYAGNVIIFGPTMDGNVTGHWYGYVTPDDVPLLLEHHIGKGEIVDYLWRGQMGLSEEDQKTAQETRLKQNGLASFGRSMNKSETGSTNSCCQTNGRRLYCCQNTSSQEKTNGSGRNNEKRTKTRSENDDNNKSTSKKRSSYSRKVFTRRICNMPTWFESWERDDTYATLSVVVAAVSVAFAYGYYKRMN; this is encoded by the exons ATGAACGATTCCACTTCATCTCCAATCTCAGTCAAGGGGGGACGAGAAAGTTACCTCCATGATCACACCAGCACCAATTACCAGATTGGAAGCACTTCTGGAAGCTTCCAGAACGAGGGTTTCCTCGACGGAATCAGCAGTGACTCCGAATTCTCCTTCACCCGGACTGGGTTTCGTCAGACTCCCTTGGTCGGGACCGTCGAGACCTACGATCGTCATGTCTTCCTCTGCTACAAGAATCCTCAGGTTTGGCCTCCTCGTATTGAAGCCTCTGAATTCGATCGTTTGCCTAGGCTTCTGTCTTCAACTCTTGCCTCCAGGAAAGCCCAGATGAAGAAAACG ACACGGTTAACCATATGCGAGGGGCACGATGGAACCGAGACATCAAATGGCGATGTATTAATCTTTCCAGACATGATCATATACAG GAGATTGACACACTTTGACGTTGAAATGTTTGTTGAAGAAGTTCTGGTAAAGGACGGAGATTGGCTTCCTGGAATTCCTGAGTCCCTAAGGGGCTTCTATGTTTTCGTTTGTGCTCATGGGTCCAGGGACCAGCGTTGTGGTGTTTGTGGACCACCCCTGATCGCTAGATTTAGAGAAGATGTAGAATTACGCGGCCTTCAGAATAAACTGTCGGTTAGCCCATGCTCCCACATTGGAGGACATAAATATGCAGGGAATGTGATCATATTTGGACCAACCATGGATGGGAATGTAACTGGTCATTG GTATGGGTATGTAACACCTGACGATGTGCCTTTGTTGCTAGAACATCATATTGggaagggagaaattgttgattATCTTTGGAG GGGACAGATGGGTTTATCAGAAGAAGATCAGAAGACAGCCCAGGAGACTAGACTCAAACAAAACGGATTGGCGAGTTTTGGAAGAAGCATGAATAAATCCGAAACTGGATCGACTAATAGTTGTTGCCAAACAAATGGAAGGCGCCTCTATTGCTGTCAGAATACCTCATCCCAAGAAAAAACAAACGGAAGTGGCAGAAACAACGAGAAAAGGACAAAGACAAGATCCGAGAATGATGATAACAATAAAAGTACAAGTAAAAAGAGGAGCAGTTATAGTAGAAAAGTTTTTACTAGAAGAATCTGCAACATGCCTACTTGGTTCGAGAGCTGGGAGCGTGATGACACTTATGCCACTCTTTCTGTTGTTGTTGCTGCGGTTTCAGTTGCATTCGCATATGGCTACTATAAGCGGATGAACTAG
- the LOC124938597 gene encoding phosphatidylinositol/phosphatidylcholine transfer protein SFH9-like: MVIITDEMIRHFFKLMEEIHEPLKDTFKNVHQGYPNETLKRFLKARDGDVDKAYKMLVDFLEWRILNEIDTILTKPIPVDLYRALRETQLIGLSGYSKEGLPVIAVGAGLSTYDKASVEYYVRSHIQMNEYRDRVILPQASIKFGRHIATCLKIIDMTGLRLTALSQIKLLTVILNIDDLNYPEKNETYYVTNAPYIFSACWKVVRPLLQERTKKKIQVLQGSGKDELLKIIDYGSLPHFCKREGSGSSRHSRNGMSDDCFSFDHDFHQEFYNFIKKQAELTKSTRPIIKQGSLHIDFPESSACDVKIVETIETELQRLGNQNCL, encoded by the exons ATGGTGATCATAACTGATGAGATGATCAGACACTTTTTCAAGCTAATGGAAGAAA TCCATGAGCCACTAAAAGACACCTTCAAG AATGTTCATCAAGGGTATCCAAATGAAACTCTGAAGAGATTTCTGAAAGCAAGAGATGGGGACGTGGATAAGGCTTATAAAATG CTAGTTGATTTCTTAGAATGGAGGATACTGAATGAAATCGACACCATATTGACT AAACCCATTCCTGTTGATTTGTATAGAGCTTTGCGTGAAACTCAACTAATAGGATTATCCGGTTATTCTAAAGAG GGTCTTCCTGTTATTGCTGTTGGTGCGGGTCTCAGCACCTATGATAAAGCCTCT GTGGAATACTATGTCCGATCACATATCCAGATGAATGAATACAGAGATCGTGTAATATTG CCACAAGCCTCTATAAAATTTGGACGGCACATTGCAACATGTTTGAAGATTATTGACATGACTGGCCTAAGGCTTACGGCACTTAGCCAAATTAAA CTGTTGACTGTCATTTTGAACATTGATGACCTGAACTACCCTGAGAAGAACGAAACATACTATGTTACCAATGCCCCCTACATATTCTCGGCGTGCTGGAAG GTTGTGAGGCCACTCCTGCAAGAAAGAACAAAGAAGAAAATACAAGTGCTTCAAGGTTCTGGCAAAGATGAGTTGTTGAAg ATAATAGATTATGGTTCTCTCCCACATTTTTGCAAACGAGAAGGCTCTGGATCATCACGACATTCCAGGAACGGAATGAGCGATGATTGTTTCTCATTTGACCATGACTTCCATcaagaattttataatttcattaaaaagcaAGCTGAGCTAACAAAATCTACAAGACCCATAATCAAACAAGGGTCTTTACATATTGACTTCCCCGAATCTAGTGCATGTGATGTCAAGATTGTTGAAACCATAGAGACAGAGTTACAAAGACTCGGTAATCAAAACTGTCTCTAA
- the LOC124937597 gene encoding serine/threonine-protein kinase D6PKL2-like isoform X2, whose product MESESSIHDPPQKHNPSEGNSNKQVSVIVLTDQLEAGLSMETETELEKKSLGGVTDLDKNDSSGSTKVSDVTVSLQKNSGTEVVESGKNSLCRGSIGSDLSDESTCSSLSSSVNKPHKANDERWEAIQAVRTKDGLLGLSHFRLLKRLGCGDIGSVYLSELSGTKCYFAMKVMDKASLAGRKKLLRAQTEREILQCLDHPFLPTLYTHFETDKFSCLVMEFCPGGDLHSLRQRQPGKFFSELAVKFYVAEVLLSLEYLHMLGIIYRDLKPENVLVREDGHIMLSDFDLSLRCSVSPTLVKSANVENESLRKNSVYCAQPACIEPSCIQPSCVVPTSCFTPRFFSSKSKKVRKPTKNEIRNQVSPLPELMAEPTGARSMSFVGTHEYLAPEIVKGEGHGSAVDWWTFGIFLYELLFGKTPFKGSGNRATLFNVVGQPLRFPETPVVSFAARDLIRGLLVKEPQHRLAYKRGATEIKQHPFFEGVNWALIRCASPPEIPRPVEIERAPTSTASSSNKTAMAAAPPLEKNAENYFEVDFF is encoded by the exons ATGGAATCTGAATCCAGCATCCACGATCCTCCACAAAAACATAATCCCTCGGAAGGAAATTCTAATAAACAGGTCTCTGTCATTGTTCTTACCGATCAGCTTGAAGCAGGCTTATCTATGGAGACCGAGACAGAATTGGAAAAGAAATCACTTGGAGGTGTAACTGATTTGGATAAAAATGATAGCTCGGGTTCTACTAAAGTAAGTGATGTGACCGTTAGTCTTCAAAAGAACA GTGGAACTGAAGTGGTCGAGAGTGGTAAGAACAGTTTGTGTAGAGGCAGTATTGGCAGTGATTTAAGCGACGAAAGCACGTGTAGCAGCCTAAGTAGCAGTGTTAATAAACCTCATAAAGCGAATGATGaaagatgggaagccattcagGCTGTTCGAACTAAAGATGGATTATTGGGTTTAAGCCATTTCAGGTTGTTGAAGAGGTTGGGATGTGGCGATATTGGAAGCGTATATCTTTCTGAGTTGAGCGGTACCAAGTGCTATTTCGCCATGAAGGTGATGGATAAGGCATCATTAGCGGGCAGAAAGAAGCTTCTTCGTGCTCAGACGGAAAGAGAGATATTACAGTGCTTAGATCATCCATTTCTCCCCACATTGTATACGCATTTTGAAACAGATAAATTTTCATGTCTGGTCATGGAGTTTTGCCCCGGAGGAGACCTACACTCTCTCAGGCAGAGGCAGCCTGGAAAATTCTTTTCGGAACTAGCGGTTAA GTTTTATGTTGCAGAGGTTCTTCTTTCTTTGGAATACCTCCACATGCTTGGGATTATCTATCGCGATCTGAAGCCAGAAAATGTACTCGTGAGAGAAGATGGACACATAATGCTCTCCGACTTTGATCTTTCTCTGCGATGTAGTGTGAGTCCTACGCTTGTCAAGTCTGCAAACGTGGAGAATGAATCATTACGAAAAAACTCTGTTTATTGCGCCCAACCCGCTTGTATCGAACCTTCATGTATACAGCCGTCTTGCGTAGTGCCAACCAGCTGTTTCACACCTCGATTCTTTTCTAGTAAATCAAAAAAAGTAAGGAAACCCACCAAGAACGAAATCCGGAATCAAGTCAGCCCTCTTCCAGAGCTTATGGCAGAACCAACTGGGGCTCGTTCAATGTCATTTGTTGGTACCCACGAGTATCTTGCACCTGAAATCGTTAAAGGAGAGGGCCATGGAAGTGCAGTTGATTGGTGGACATTTGGGATATTCTTGTACGAGCTTTTGTTTGGTAAAACTCCTTTCAAGGGTTCTGGGAATCGAGCAACGCTGTTCAATGTTGTCGGTCAGCCACTTAGGTTTCCGGAAACACCTGTTGTCAGTTTTGCTGCCAGAGATCTCATAAGGGGGTTGCTGGTCAAGGAACCACAGCATAGGCTGGCTTACAAACGAGGAGCTACTGAAATTAAACAGCATCCTTTCTTCGAAGGTGTGAATTGGGCCTTGATTCGTTGTGCAAGCCCACCCGAGATCCCAAGACCAGTTGAGATTGAACGGGCTCCAACTTCGACAGCATCATCTAGCAATAAAACTGCCATGGCAGCAGCTCCTCCGCTAGAGAAAAACGCGGAGAATTATTTCGAGGTTGATTTCTTCTAA
- the LOC124937597 gene encoding serine/threonine-protein kinase D6PKL2-like isoform X1 has translation MESESSIHDPPQKHNPSEGNSNKQVSVIVLTDQLEAGLSMETETELEKKSLGGVTDLDKNDSSGSTKVSDVTVSLQKNSGTEVVGSGKNSLCGTEVVESGKNSLCRGSIGSDLSDESTCSSLSSSVNKPHKANDERWEAIQAVRTKDGLLGLSHFRLLKRLGCGDIGSVYLSELSGTKCYFAMKVMDKASLAGRKKLLRAQTEREILQCLDHPFLPTLYTHFETDKFSCLVMEFCPGGDLHSLRQRQPGKFFSELAVKFYVAEVLLSLEYLHMLGIIYRDLKPENVLVREDGHIMLSDFDLSLRCSVSPTLVKSANVENESLRKNSVYCAQPACIEPSCIQPSCVVPTSCFTPRFFSSKSKKVRKPTKNEIRNQVSPLPELMAEPTGARSMSFVGTHEYLAPEIVKGEGHGSAVDWWTFGIFLYELLFGKTPFKGSGNRATLFNVVGQPLRFPETPVVSFAARDLIRGLLVKEPQHRLAYKRGATEIKQHPFFEGVNWALIRCASPPEIPRPVEIERAPTSTASSSNKTAMAAAPPLEKNAENYFEVDFF, from the exons ATGGAATCTGAATCCAGCATCCACGATCCTCCACAAAAACATAATCCCTCGGAAGGAAATTCTAATAAACAGGTCTCTGTCATTGTTCTTACCGATCAGCTTGAAGCAGGCTTATCTATGGAGACCGAGACAGAATTGGAAAAGAAATCACTTGGAGGTGTAACTGATTTGGATAAAAATGATAGCTCGGGTTCTACTAAAGTAAGTGATGTGACCGTTAGTCTTCAAAAGAACAGCGGAACTGAAGTGGTCGGGAGTGGTAAGAACAGTTTGTGTGGAACTGAAGTGGTCGAGAGTGGTAAGAACAGTTTGTGTAGAGGCAGTATTGGCAGTGATTTAAGCGACGAAAGCACGTGTAGCAGCCTAAGTAGCAGTGTTAATAAACCTCATAAAGCGAATGATGaaagatgggaagccattcagGCTGTTCGAACTAAAGATGGATTATTGGGTTTAAGCCATTTCAGGTTGTTGAAGAGGTTGGGATGTGGCGATATTGGAAGCGTATATCTTTCTGAGTTGAGCGGTACCAAGTGCTATTTCGCCATGAAGGTGATGGATAAGGCATCATTAGCGGGCAGAAAGAAGCTTCTTCGTGCTCAGACGGAAAGAGAGATATTACAGTGCTTAGATCATCCATTTCTCCCCACATTGTATACGCATTTTGAAACAGATAAATTTTCATGTCTGGTCATGGAGTTTTGCCCCGGAGGAGACCTACACTCTCTCAGGCAGAGGCAGCCTGGAAAATTCTTTTCGGAACTAGCGGTTAA GTTTTATGTTGCAGAGGTTCTTCTTTCTTTGGAATACCTCCACATGCTTGGGATTATCTATCGCGATCTGAAGCCAGAAAATGTACTCGTGAGAGAAGATGGACACATAATGCTCTCCGACTTTGATCTTTCTCTGCGATGTAGTGTGAGTCCTACGCTTGTCAAGTCTGCAAACGTGGAGAATGAATCATTACGAAAAAACTCTGTTTATTGCGCCCAACCCGCTTGTATCGAACCTTCATGTATACAGCCGTCTTGCGTAGTGCCAACCAGCTGTTTCACACCTCGATTCTTTTCTAGTAAATCAAAAAAAGTAAGGAAACCCACCAAGAACGAAATCCGGAATCAAGTCAGCCCTCTTCCAGAGCTTATGGCAGAACCAACTGGGGCTCGTTCAATGTCATTTGTTGGTACCCACGAGTATCTTGCACCTGAAATCGTTAAAGGAGAGGGCCATGGAAGTGCAGTTGATTGGTGGACATTTGGGATATTCTTGTACGAGCTTTTGTTTGGTAAAACTCCTTTCAAGGGTTCTGGGAATCGAGCAACGCTGTTCAATGTTGTCGGTCAGCCACTTAGGTTTCCGGAAACACCTGTTGTCAGTTTTGCTGCCAGAGATCTCATAAGGGGGTTGCTGGTCAAGGAACCACAGCATAGGCTGGCTTACAAACGAGGAGCTACTGAAATTAAACAGCATCCTTTCTTCGAAGGTGTGAATTGGGCCTTGATTCGTTGTGCAAGCCCACCCGAGATCCCAAGACCAGTTGAGATTGAACGGGCTCCAACTTCGACAGCATCATCTAGCAATAAAACTGCCATGGCAGCAGCTCCTCCGCTAGAGAAAAACGCGGAGAATTATTTCGAGGTTGATTTCTTCTAA